In Acidiphilium acidophilum, one genomic interval encodes:
- the phoB gene encoding phosphate regulon transcriptional regulator PhoB — translation MNDHGKPLILVVEDEAPLVTLLRYNLEKAGFAVDDAGDGNEALVKITETPPDLLLLDWMLPTLSGIELCRQLRRRPLTRSLPVIMLTARAEDQDAVRGLETGADDYITKPFSPEALIARIRALLRRSGATPAKTPLTFHDIELDPTTHRVTRAGRTLHLGPTEFRLLEFFMRHPRRVFSREDVLNAVWGRDIHVEPRTVDVHIRRLRKAINAETETDLVRTVRAAGYALDVDPIAA, via the coding sequence ATGAACGACCACGGCAAACCCCTCATCCTTGTCGTCGAGGACGAAGCCCCCCTCGTCACCCTCCTGCGCTACAACCTCGAAAAAGCCGGCTTCGCGGTGGACGACGCGGGCGACGGCAACGAAGCCCTCGTCAAAATCACCGAAACCCCGCCCGACCTCCTCCTGCTCGACTGGATGCTCCCCACCCTCTCCGGCATCGAACTCTGCCGCCAGCTCCGCCGCCGCCCGCTCACCCGCAGCCTCCCGGTCATCATGCTCACCGCCCGCGCCGAAGACCAGGACGCTGTGCGCGGCCTCGAAACCGGCGCCGATGACTACATCACCAAACCCTTCTCCCCCGAAGCCCTCATCGCCCGCATCCGCGCCCTGCTCCGCCGCTCCGGCGCCACCCCGGCCAAAACCCCGCTCACTTTCCACGATATCGAACTCGACCCCACAACCCACCGCGTCACCCGCGCCGGCCGCACCCTCCACCTCGGCCCCACCGAATTCCGCCTGCTCGAATTCTTCATGCGCCACCCGCGCCGCGTCTTCTCGCGTGAAGACGTGCTCAACGCCGTCTGGGGCCGCGATATCCACGTCGAACCCCGCACCGTGGACGTCCACATCCGCCGCCTCCGCAAAGCCATCAACGCCGAAACCGAAACCGACCTCGTCCGCACCGTCCGCGCCGCGGGCTACGCGCTCGATGTCGATCCGATCGCGGCTTAA
- a CDS encoding VOC family protein: MSAARIEHVNITVSDPERTSRLLESLFGWEVRWSGLAQNGGRTIHVGSGDHYVALYNGGSVAGGFGKGRPLNHIGIEVDDLEETEARVLAAGLRTFSHGNYEPGRRFYFFDLDEIEYEIVCYAAETDRRSDS; this comes from the coding sequence ATGTCGGCGGCACGGATTGAGCATGTGAACATCACGGTGTCGGACCCTGAGCGGACGTCGCGGCTGTTGGAATCATTGTTTGGCTGGGAGGTGCGGTGGAGCGGGCTTGCTCAGAATGGCGGGAGGACGATCCATGTCGGCTCCGGGGATCATTATGTCGCTCTATATAATGGTGGGAGCGTTGCCGGCGGGTTCGGCAAGGGACGGCCCCTCAATCATATCGGGATCGAGGTTGATGATCTTGAGGAGACCGAGGCGCGGGTGCTTGCTGCGGGTTTGAGGACGTTCAGCCATGGGAATTATGAACCGGGCCGCCGGTTCTATTTTTTCGATCTCGATGAGATTGAATATGAGATCGTCTGCTACGCGGCGGAGACGGATCGTCGATCGGATAGCTGA
- the soxR gene encoding redox-sensitive transcriptional activator SoxR: MKLRPTLSIGELARRIGLSVSAIRFYEQRGLVTASRGAGNQRRFARADIRRLSFALIAQKLGLTIAEIEAELATLPRDQAPSAHEWQTIATRIQARIAAQITFLQKTHARLGGCIGCGCLSLKHCALYNPDDQAALTGSGPRFLLGDQATGVKER; this comes from the coding sequence GTGAAACTCCGCCCGACTTTGTCCATCGGCGAACTCGCCCGCAGAATCGGCCTGTCCGTCTCGGCCATCCGCTTCTACGAACAGCGCGGCCTCGTTACGGCCTCACGCGGCGCGGGCAACCAGCGCCGCTTCGCCCGCGCCGACATCCGCCGTCTCTCCTTCGCCCTGATCGCCCAGAAACTCGGCCTTACCATCGCCGAAATCGAAGCCGAACTCGCAACCCTCCCCCGTGATCAAGCCCCCTCAGCCCATGAGTGGCAGACCATCGCAACCCGAATCCAGGCCCGCATCGCCGCCCAGATCACCTTCCTCCAGAAAACCCACGCCCGCCTCGGCGGCTGCATCGGCTGCGGCTGCCTCTCCCTCAAACACTGCGCCCTCTACAACCCCGACGATCAGGCTGCTCTCACCGGCTCCGGTCCACGCTTTCTGCTCGGCGATCAGGCAACGGGTGTCAAAGAGCGCTGA
- a CDS encoding response regulator transcription factor yields the protein MVLSSRMKILVVEDDPDVGRLLVNALSEAGYEVVWASDGKAGVTAALGGEYGLIILDRQLGDGIDGTDILRAVRGSGREVPALFLSGLGEVSDWVAGLQAGGDDYLVKPFKMDELLARIEALTSAPALK from the coding sequence ATGGTGCTATCCTCGCGGATGAAGATTCTTGTGGTCGAGGATGATCCCGATGTGGGGCGGTTGTTGGTCAATGCCTTGTCAGAAGCGGGGTATGAGGTGGTTTGGGCTTCGGATGGCAAGGCCGGGGTGACGGCGGCTTTGGGGGGTGAGTATGGGCTGATCATTCTGGATCGGCAGTTGGGGGACGGGATCGACGGGACCGATATTTTGCGGGCGGTGCGCGGGAGCGGGCGGGAGGTTCCGGCGTTGTTTCTGTCCGGGTTGGGCGAGGTTTCGGATTGGGTGGCGGGGTTGCAGGCCGGGGGCGATGATTATCTGGTCAAGCCGTTCAAGATGGATGAGTTGCTCGCGAGGATCGAGGCGCTGACATCCGCCCCCGCCCTGAAATAA